The Thunnus thynnus chromosome 2, fThuThy2.1, whole genome shotgun sequence genome includes a region encoding these proteins:
- the bmpr1ba gene encoding bone morphogenetic protein receptor type-1B isoform X2, which produces MLLRASSKEAVESGKEASGSTAPASSSQRLLWCHCYHHCPDDSTNNTCRTDGYCFTMVEEEGGVPVQTAGCLGQVGSEFQCRDTWSSRQRRSLECCTDQDYCNRNLHPTLPPLKPPLYVDGKIHHMALLISVTVCSIILTVIIVLCYFRYKRQVSRPRYSIGLEQDETYIPPGESLKDLIEQSQSSGSGSGLPLLVQRTIAKQIQMVKQIGKGRYGEVWMGRWRGEKVAVKVFFTTEEASWFRETEIYQTVLMRHENILGFIAADIKGTGSWTQLYLITDYHENGSLYDYLKSTTLDNKAMLRLAYSSVSGLCHLHTEIFGTQGKPAIAHRDLKSKNILVKRNGTCCIADLGLAVKFISDTNEVDIPPNTRVGTKRYMPPEVLDETLNRSHFQSYIMADMYSFGLILWEIARRCVSGGILEEYQLPYHDLVPTDPSYEDMREVVCIKRLRPSFPNRWTSDECLRQMGKLMTECWAHNPASRLTALRVKKTLAKMSESQDIKL; this is translated from the exons ATGCTGCTAAGAGCATCCAGTAAAGAGGCAGTAGAGAGTGGGAAGGAGGCGAGTGGCAGCACAGCTCCTGCTTCATCCTCGCAAAGACTACTGTGGTGTCACTGCTATCACCACTGCCCGGATGATTCAACTAATAATACATGCAG GACGGATGGCTACTGTTTTACCAtggtggaggaagagggaggggtACCGGTCCAGACTGCAGGTTGCCTGGGGCAGGTTGGATCAGAGTTTCAGTGCAGG GACACATGGAGCTCACGTCAAAGGAGATCACTGGAATGCTGTACAGACCAAGATTACTGTAACAGAAACCTGCATCCTACACTGCCACCACTCAAGCCACCTC tCTATGTAGATGGAAAGATCCACCACATGGCCTTGTTGATCTCAGTCACAGTGTGCAGCATCATACTAACTGTTATTATTGTCCTCTGCTACTTCAG ATATAAGCGCCAGGTGTCTCGTCCTCGGTACAGTATTGGTCTTGAGCAGGATGAGACCTACATTCCCCCAGGAGAATCTCTGAAGGACTTGATAGAGCAGTCGCAAAGCTCTGGCTCAGGCTCAGGGCTCCCTCTATTG GTGCAGAGAACGATAGCCAAGCAGATTCAGATGGTGAAGCAGATAGGCAAGGGGAGATACGGAGAGGTGTGGATGGGCAGGTGGAGGGGAGAAAAAGTGGCTGTGAAAGTTTTTTTCACCACTGAGGAGGCCAGTTGGTTCAGAGAGACTGAGATCTACCAGACTGTCCTGATGAGACATGAGAACATACTGG GTTTTATAGCTGCAGATATTAAAGGAACTGGCTCTTGGACCCAACTCTACCTAATCACCGACTACCATGAAAATGGCTCTCTGTATGACTACCTCAAATCAACGACTCTAGACAATAAAGCCATGCTGCGACTGGCCTACTCGTCTGTATCAGGACTTTGTCACCTCCACACTGAGATCTTTGGCACACAGGGCAAACCTGCTATTGCTCACAGGGATCTGAAGAGTAAGAACATACTGGTGAAACGAAATGGGACCTGCTGTATAGCTGACCTGGGACTGGCAGTCAAGTTCATCAG TGATACCAATGAAGTAGACATCCCTCCCAATACCAGAGTGGGTACGAAGCGCTACATGCCTCCAGAGGTTCTGGATGAGACTCTGAACAggagtcattttcagtcataCATCATGGCAGACATGTACAGTTTTGGCCTCATCCTCTGGGAGATTGCTCGGCGTTGTGTGTCAGGAG GTATCCTTGAAGAGTACCAGTTGCCGTATCATGACTTGGTCCCTACAGACCCTTCATATGAAGACATGAGAGAGGTGGTCTGCATCAAGAGACTACGGCCATCCTTCCCTAATCGATGGACCAGCGATGAG TGTTTGAGACAGATGGGAAAGCTGATGACAGAGTGCTGGGCTCACAACCCAGCCTCCCGCCTCACAGCTCTGCGGGTCAAAAAGACACTTGCCAAGATGTCAGAATCACAGGATATCAAGCTGTGA
- the bmpr1ba gene encoding bone morphogenetic protein receptor type-1B isoform X1: protein MPVQGERLKRCLSLCFWSRSPLLLLGLFSLQSQAYGNILDSMLLRASSKEAVESGKEASGSTAPASSSQRLLWCHCYHHCPDDSTNNTCRTDGYCFTMVEEEGGVPVQTAGCLGQVGSEFQCRDTWSSRQRRSLECCTDQDYCNRNLHPTLPPLKPPLYVDGKIHHMALLISVTVCSIILTVIIVLCYFRYKRQVSRPRYSIGLEQDETYIPPGESLKDLIEQSQSSGSGSGLPLLVQRTIAKQIQMVKQIGKGRYGEVWMGRWRGEKVAVKVFFTTEEASWFRETEIYQTVLMRHENILGFIAADIKGTGSWTQLYLITDYHENGSLYDYLKSTTLDNKAMLRLAYSSVSGLCHLHTEIFGTQGKPAIAHRDLKSKNILVKRNGTCCIADLGLAVKFISDTNEVDIPPNTRVGTKRYMPPEVLDETLNRSHFQSYIMADMYSFGLILWEIARRCVSGGILEEYQLPYHDLVPTDPSYEDMREVVCIKRLRPSFPNRWTSDECLRQMGKLMTECWAHNPASRLTALRVKKTLAKMSESQDIKL, encoded by the exons GCAATATATTGGACAGTATGCTGCTAAGAGCATCCAGTAAAGAGGCAGTAGAGAGTGGGAAGGAGGCGAGTGGCAGCACAGCTCCTGCTTCATCCTCGCAAAGACTACTGTGGTGTCACTGCTATCACCACTGCCCGGATGATTCAACTAATAATACATGCAG GACGGATGGCTACTGTTTTACCAtggtggaggaagagggaggggtACCGGTCCAGACTGCAGGTTGCCTGGGGCAGGTTGGATCAGAGTTTCAGTGCAGG GACACATGGAGCTCACGTCAAAGGAGATCACTGGAATGCTGTACAGACCAAGATTACTGTAACAGAAACCTGCATCCTACACTGCCACCACTCAAGCCACCTC tCTATGTAGATGGAAAGATCCACCACATGGCCTTGTTGATCTCAGTCACAGTGTGCAGCATCATACTAACTGTTATTATTGTCCTCTGCTACTTCAG ATATAAGCGCCAGGTGTCTCGTCCTCGGTACAGTATTGGTCTTGAGCAGGATGAGACCTACATTCCCCCAGGAGAATCTCTGAAGGACTTGATAGAGCAGTCGCAAAGCTCTGGCTCAGGCTCAGGGCTCCCTCTATTG GTGCAGAGAACGATAGCCAAGCAGATTCAGATGGTGAAGCAGATAGGCAAGGGGAGATACGGAGAGGTGTGGATGGGCAGGTGGAGGGGAGAAAAAGTGGCTGTGAAAGTTTTTTTCACCACTGAGGAGGCCAGTTGGTTCAGAGAGACTGAGATCTACCAGACTGTCCTGATGAGACATGAGAACATACTGG GTTTTATAGCTGCAGATATTAAAGGAACTGGCTCTTGGACCCAACTCTACCTAATCACCGACTACCATGAAAATGGCTCTCTGTATGACTACCTCAAATCAACGACTCTAGACAATAAAGCCATGCTGCGACTGGCCTACTCGTCTGTATCAGGACTTTGTCACCTCCACACTGAGATCTTTGGCACACAGGGCAAACCTGCTATTGCTCACAGGGATCTGAAGAGTAAGAACATACTGGTGAAACGAAATGGGACCTGCTGTATAGCTGACCTGGGACTGGCAGTCAAGTTCATCAG TGATACCAATGAAGTAGACATCCCTCCCAATACCAGAGTGGGTACGAAGCGCTACATGCCTCCAGAGGTTCTGGATGAGACTCTGAACAggagtcattttcagtcataCATCATGGCAGACATGTACAGTTTTGGCCTCATCCTCTGGGAGATTGCTCGGCGTTGTGTGTCAGGAG GTATCCTTGAAGAGTACCAGTTGCCGTATCATGACTTGGTCCCTACAGACCCTTCATATGAAGACATGAGAGAGGTGGTCTGCATCAAGAGACTACGGCCATCCTTCCCTAATCGATGGACCAGCGATGAG TGTTTGAGACAGATGGGAAAGCTGATGACAGAGTGCTGGGCTCACAACCCAGCCTCCCGCCTCACAGCTCTGCGGGTCAAAAAGACACTTGCCAAGATGTCAGAATCACAGGATATCAAGCTGTGA